Proteins found in one Odontesthes bonariensis isolate fOdoBon6 chromosome 11, fOdoBon6.hap1, whole genome shotgun sequence genomic segment:
- the LOC142391315 gene encoding ALK and LTK ligand 1-like: protein MLHARLPVLSALLLLLLAAGRCTSAARLRGSGPRGEMELVGRHQRTPVGFSGHAVKAQERGGRSHSGLEGHPRDPRHKEKFIIHLTGPLYFNPKCRKQFHRLYHNTRDCTVPAYYKRCARLLTQLAKSPRCAER from the exons ATGCTGCACGCGCGGCTCCCGGTCCTGTCCgcgctcctcctcctgctgctggccGCGGGACGTTGCACCTCGGCGGCCCGGCTCAGAGGCTCCGGTCCCCGCGGGGAGATGGAGCTGGTCGGGCGGCACCAGAGGACGCCGGTGGGCTTCTCCGGACACGCGGTGAAAGCCCAGGAGAGGGGCGGCAGGTCGCACAGCGGGCTGG AGGGTCACCCAAGAGATCCACGACACAAGGAAAAGTTCATCATACACCTGACAG GTCCTCTTTACTTCAACCCAAAGTGCCGGAAACAGTTCCACAGACTGTACCACAACACCAGGGACTGCACCGTGCCTGCCT ATTATAAAAGATGTGCTCGTCTGCTGACTCAACTGGCCAAGAGCCCTCGCTGTGCTGAGAGATAA